In a single window of the Acetivibrio clariflavus DSM 19732 genome:
- the aspS gene encoding aspartate--tRNA ligase, whose translation MGESIFGMKRTHRCAEINVSNVGQQVTVMGWTQKRRDLGGLIFVDLRDRSGIVQLVFNNEIDSEVFKKAESIRNEYVLAVTGEVVKRDPETINPKLLTGEIEIIAKELRILSTSETPPFYIEEDTDVNEALRLKYRYLDLRRPDMQRNLILRHKIAKIARDYYDQHGFLEIETPMLTKSTPEGARDYLVPSRVHPGKFYALPQSPQLFKQLLMVSGFDRYMQIVKCFRDEDLRADRQPEFTQIDLEMSFVNVEDVLEINEGFIVKVFEEALGIKLETPFIRMPYQEAMDRFGTDKPDIRFGLELVNVSDLVENCGFKVFADAVKNGGSVRAINAKGGGRHFSRREIDSLVEFVKTYRAKGLAWIVVEENELKSPITKFFNDEEIKAILERVAAEPGDLICFVADKNQVVYDALGQLRLEIARKMDLIDESQFKFLWVTEFPLLEYDEEEKRYVAKHHPFTSPMDEDIKYLDTEPEKVRAKAYDIVLNGTEIGGGSIRIHDQALQSKMFKLLGFTEEQAWDRFGFLLEAFKYGTPPHGGLAFGLDRLVMLMARRSSIRDVIAFPKVQNASDLMTGAPDVVEDKQIEELHIKLSGQ comes from the coding sequence ATGGGTGAATCGATTTTCGGGATGAAAAGGACACATAGATGTGCGGAAATAAATGTTTCAAATGTAGGCCAACAGGTTACTGTTATGGGATGGACTCAAAAGAGAAGAGACCTTGGCGGGCTTATATTTGTTGACTTGAGAGATAGAAGCGGGATAGTTCAGTTGGTGTTTAATAATGAAATAGACAGTGAAGTATTTAAGAAGGCTGAGAGCATTAGAAATGAATATGTTTTAGCCGTTACGGGAGAAGTTGTAAAAAGAGATCCCGAAACAATCAACCCTAAACTGCTCACCGGAGAGATTGAAATTATTGCAAAGGAGCTCCGTATATTGAGCACTTCCGAAACACCACCCTTTTATATTGAGGAAGACACCGATGTCAATGAAGCTTTGAGGCTGAAATACCGTTACCTCGATTTGAGAAGACCTGATATGCAAAGAAATCTGATATTGAGGCATAAAATTGCAAAAATTGCCAGAGATTATTATGACCAGCACGGGTTTTTGGAAATAGAAACACCTATGCTTACAAAGAGTACACCGGAAGGAGCAAGAGACTATTTGGTGCCAAGCAGGGTGCATCCGGGAAAATTCTATGCACTGCCCCAATCACCTCAGCTTTTCAAACAGTTATTAATGGTTTCGGGGTTTGACCGGTACATGCAGATAGTAAAGTGTTTCAGAGATGAGGACTTAAGAGCTGACCGGCAGCCGGAATTTACCCAGATAGACCTTGAAATGTCCTTTGTAAATGTGGAAGATGTGCTTGAAATAAATGAAGGATTTATTGTGAAGGTTTTTGAGGAAGCATTGGGCATAAAGCTGGAGACACCTTTCATAAGAATGCCTTATCAGGAGGCAATGGACAGATTCGGAACCGACAAGCCGGATATCCGATTCGGACTGGAACTTGTAAATGTTTCCGATTTGGTTGAAAACTGCGGCTTCAAAGTGTTTGCCGATGCCGTTAAAAATGGAGGCAGTGTCAGGGCTATAAATGCAAAAGGCGGCGGAAGACATTTTAGCAGAAGGGAAATAGATAGTCTGGTTGAGTTTGTAAAGACTTATAGAGCCAAGGGATTGGCATGGATTGTGGTAGAAGAGAATGAACTTAAGTCTCCTATTACCAAGTTCTTTAACGATGAAGAAATTAAAGCGATTCTTGAGAGAGTTGCGGCAGAACCCGGGGATTTAATCTGCTTTGTTGCCGATAAAAACCAGGTGGTTTACGATGCGTTGGGCCAGCTTAGGCTTGAAATAGCAAGAAAGATGGACCTTATAGACGAGAGCCAGTTCAAATTCCTTTGGGTAACTGAGTTTCCGCTGCTTGAGTATGATGAGGAAGAGAAACGTTATGTGGCAAAGCACCATCCGTTTACATCGCCTATGGATGAGGATATCAAGTACCTTGATACCGAACCGGAAAAAGTAAGGGCAAAGGCTTATGACATTGTATTAAACGGAACAGAGATAGGCGGAGGCAGCATAAGAATACATGACCAGGCTCTTCAGTCAAAAATGTTTAAACTTTTAGGATTTACTGAAGAACAGGCATGGGACAGATTCGGATTCCTTCTTGAGGCGTTCAAATACGGAACACCTCCTCACGGTGGTCTGGCTTTCGGGCTTGACAGGCTTGTAATGCTTATGGCCAGAAGAAGCAGTATAAGGGACGTAATAGCATTTCCGAAAGTACAGAATGCTTCAGACCTTATGACGGGAGCACCGGATGTGGTTGAGGATAAGCAGATTGAGGAACTTCATATAAAGCTGAGCGGGCAGTAA
- a CDS encoding 2-hydroxyacyl-CoA dehydratase, giving the protein MKKLLHVGLDVGSTTVKLVILDRHDKVLFSKYQRHYSDIRKTIFSLITEAYNLFSDEDITIMVTGSGGISVSEWLGISFIQEVIASTKAIETFIPHTDVVIELGGEDAKITYFDGGIEQRMNGTCAGGTGAFIDQMASLLKTDAAGLNELAKGHKVIYPIAARCGVFAKSDVQPLINEGAAKEDIAASVFQSVVNQTISGLACGKPIRGNVAFLGGPLQFLSELRKRFIETLKIPDHQVVFPENAELYVAIGAALSSKELSPVSFKSIANKLHLLNEVTVHEVERLEPLFRNEKELEEFRIRHSATKVERRDLKTFEGNCFLGIDAGSTTTKAALIDEKGALLYSYYGSNNGSPLNSAVNILKDIYKKLPENARIVNSTVTGYGEGLIKAALGVDIGEIETIAHYKAAEKILPGVEFILDIGGQDMKCLRVKNGVIDSIMLNEACSSGCGSFIETFAYSLNMSVEEFANEALLAQQPVDLGSRCTVFMNSRVKQAQKEGASVGDISSGLSYSVIKNALQKVIKIRNPEEIGDKVIVQGGTFYNDAVLRSFELISGKNAVRPDIAGLMGAYGAALIACERYEKGYQTTLLSEDQLSNFDIEISMRRCGLCGNNCLLTINKFQGSKEFISGNRCERGAGREEKKEDVPNLYDYKYKRMFSYTPLKPEQAFRGTVGIPRVLNIYENYPFWFTFFTELKYRVELSPRSSKKIYKLGIETIPSESVCYPAKLVHGHIMSLIKKGVDIIFYPCLPYENIEFEDADNHYNCPIVTSYPEVIRNNVDAIKESGTVFMNPFLPIYDKKRLTQRLFEEFNVFGITRTEIENAVEKAWTELNNAKKDIRKKGEEVLKYLEKTGRKGIVLAGRPYHIDPEINHGIPNIITGFGMAVLTEDSIAHLGKVQKPLRVVDQWMYHSRLYRAASFVKDRKDLELIQLNSFGCGLDAVTTDQVEEILSSTGKIYTLLKIDEIDNLGAAKIRIRSLKAAMDEREKNGYKLQKGDASCKKVKFTKEMRKNHTILVPQMSPIHFQFLEEAFRSSGYNLEVLPSVDRKAVDEGLKYVNNDACYPSIIVVGQIISALKSGKYDLNNTSVMISQTGGGCRATNYIGFLRKALKNANMAHIPVISLNFAGLEKNPGFKKTPGLINKALIALIYGDLLMRVLYRVRPYEKIKGSANLLYNSWVEKCKESVRSGKFSTFRENVYKIVEDFDNLKIVDVEKPKVGLVGEILVKFHPMANNNVVDIVEKEGAEAVMPDLTDFLLYCAYNGNFKYEYLADKKVPTMVKNLAIDVIEYYRKDMRKALENSKRFHPPCTIHELAEMASEILSIGNQTGEGWFLTAEMVELIKSGAQNIICMQPFACLPNHVTGKGMIKELRNRYPKANIVAVDYDPGASEVNQLNRIKLMLSVAFKNLKTKEEVEQEVFEVIPEKRKRRGLRVYKV; this is encoded by the coding sequence ATGAAGAAATTATTGCATGTAGGATTGGATGTAGGATCAACCACTGTAAAACTGGTTATACTTGATAGACATGACAAAGTGCTGTTCAGTAAATACCAAAGACATTATTCCGATATCAGGAAAACCATATTTTCACTCATCACTGAGGCTTATAATCTGTTTTCTGATGAAGATATCACGATAATGGTAACCGGATCGGGAGGCATTTCCGTATCTGAGTGGCTGGGAATATCCTTTATACAGGAAGTAATTGCCAGCACCAAAGCCATTGAAACCTTTATTCCGCATACCGATGTGGTAATTGAATTGGGTGGGGAAGATGCCAAAATAACATATTTTGACGGCGGCATTGAACAGAGGATGAATGGTACTTGCGCCGGAGGTACCGGTGCTTTTATAGACCAAATGGCATCTTTGCTCAAAACCGATGCGGCAGGGTTAAATGAGCTGGCAAAAGGTCACAAAGTTATTTATCCCATTGCTGCAAGATGTGGAGTCTTTGCCAAATCAGATGTACAGCCGTTGATAAATGAAGGAGCTGCTAAGGAGGATATTGCAGCATCGGTCTTTCAATCGGTTGTAAATCAGACTATTAGCGGTTTGGCCTGTGGGAAACCTATTAGAGGAAATGTGGCTTTTTTAGGAGGGCCTTTGCAGTTTTTATCGGAGCTTAGAAAAAGGTTTATTGAGACGTTGAAAATTCCTGATCATCAGGTAGTTTTCCCCGAGAATGCCGAGCTCTATGTTGCTATAGGAGCGGCCTTGTCGTCTAAAGAATTAAGCCCGGTATCTTTTAAATCCATAGCGAATAAACTGCATTTGCTGAATGAAGTGACAGTTCACGAAGTTGAAAGGTTAGAGCCTTTGTTTAGGAATGAAAAGGAACTTGAGGAGTTCCGCATAAGGCACAGTGCCACTAAGGTGGAGAGAAGGGATCTTAAAACCTTTGAAGGTAACTGCTTTTTGGGAATCGATGCAGGCTCTACCACCACAAAAGCAGCTCTTATTGATGAAAAGGGAGCACTGCTTTATTCCTATTACGGCAGCAATAACGGAAGTCCTTTGAATTCAGCAGTAAATATTTTAAAAGATATATACAAGAAGTTGCCTGAAAATGCAAGAATTGTTAACTCTACCGTTACCGGATACGGTGAAGGGCTCATTAAAGCAGCCTTGGGAGTTGATATTGGAGAAATAGAAACTATTGCCCATTACAAGGCAGCTGAGAAAATACTGCCGGGTGTTGAGTTCATACTGGATATTGGCGGACAGGATATGAAATGTCTCAGGGTAAAGAACGGAGTTATTGACAGTATCATGCTAAATGAAGCATGTTCTTCAGGCTGCGGTTCCTTTATCGAGACTTTTGCCTATTCCCTCAACATGAGTGTGGAAGAATTTGCTAATGAGGCGCTTTTAGCCCAACAACCTGTAGATTTGGGTTCAAGATGTACCGTGTTTATGAATTCAAGGGTTAAGCAGGCACAGAAGGAAGGGGCGTCGGTAGGAGATATATCCTCCGGGTTGTCCTATTCGGTTATAAAAAATGCACTGCAGAAGGTTATAAAAATAAGAAATCCTGAAGAAATAGGAGATAAAGTTATTGTTCAGGGCGGTACTTTTTACAATGATGCCGTGCTGAGAAGTTTTGAACTTATATCGGGGAAAAATGCTGTAAGACCTGATATTGCAGGGCTTATGGGGGCTTATGGTGCAGCGCTGATTGCGTGCGAGAGATACGAGAAAGGCTATCAGACTACCCTTTTAAGCGAAGACCAGCTTTCGAACTTTGATATAGAAATTTCCATGAGAAGATGCGGTTTGTGCGGCAACAACTGTTTGCTGACCATTAATAAGTTTCAGGGCAGCAAGGAGTTTATATCGGGCAACCGCTGCGAAAGAGGAGCCGGAAGAGAAGAAAAGAAAGAGGATGTTCCGAACCTCTATGATTACAAATACAAAAGGATGTTTTCCTATACTCCTTTAAAGCCGGAACAAGCATTTCGCGGAACTGTGGGAATTCCGAGGGTGTTGAATATATATGAAAACTATCCGTTTTGGTTTACGTTTTTTACAGAGTTAAAATACAGAGTGGAACTCTCTCCCAGGTCATCCAAAAAGATATATAAACTTGGAATTGAAACCATACCGTCAGAGTCGGTATGCTATCCGGCAAAGCTTGTTCACGGCCATATCATGAGTTTGATAAAAAAGGGTGTGGATATTATATTCTATCCATGTCTGCCCTATGAAAATATTGAATTTGAAGATGCAGACAATCACTATAATTGTCCGATAGTTACGTCTTATCCGGAAGTGATAAGGAACAATGTGGATGCCATAAAAGAGAGCGGAACGGTATTCATGAACCCGTTTTTGCCCATCTATGACAAAAAGCGTCTTACCCAGAGGCTTTTTGAAGAATTTAACGTGTTTGGCATAACCAGAACTGAAATTGAAAATGCTGTGGAAAAGGCCTGGACTGAATTGAATAATGCAAAGAAGGATATAAGGAAAAAGGGTGAAGAGGTATTAAAATATCTTGAGAAGACAGGCCGCAAGGGAATAGTTCTGGCAGGAAGGCCTTATCATATTGACCCTGAGATAAATCACGGCATACCCAATATTATTACCGGCTTTGGAATGGCAGTTCTCACCGAGGATTCAATAGCCCATTTGGGAAAAGTGCAGAAACCTCTGAGGGTTGTTGACCAATGGATGTACCATTCAAGGCTGTATAGAGCTGCAAGTTTTGTTAAGGACAGGAAGGATTTGGAGCTTATTCAGCTGAACTCCTTCGGCTGCGGTCTTGATGCAGTTACCACCGACCAGGTTGAAGAGATATTGTCCAGTACAGGGAAAATATATACTCTTTTGAAAATTGATGAAATAGATAACCTGGGTGCGGCAAAAATTCGTATAAGATCCCTGAAAGCTGCAATGGATGAGAGGGAGAAAAATGGGTATAAGCTGCAAAAAGGCGATGCAAGCTGTAAGAAGGTAAAGTTTACTAAAGAAATGAGGAAGAACCATACCATACTGGTTCCTCAAATGTCTCCTATACATTTCCAGTTTTTAGAGGAGGCATTCAGATCGTCGGGCTATAACCTTGAAGTTTTGCCTTCGGTAGACCGAAAAGCGGTGGACGAGGGTTTGAAATATGTAAATAATGATGCCTGCTATCCTTCGATTATTGTTGTCGGTCAAATAATTTCGGCATTGAAATCGGGAAAATATGATTTGAACAATACTTCGGTAATGATATCCCAGACCGGCGGAGGATGCAGAGCCACCAATTATATCGGGTTTTTAAGAAAGGCATTGAAGAATGCAAACATGGCCCATATTCCGGTTATTTCTCTAAACTTTGCAGGGCTGGAGAAAAATCCGGGATTTAAGAAGACACCGGGTCTTATAAACAAGGCTCTTATCGCTTTGATATACGGTGACCTTTTAATGCGTGTACTTTACCGGGTAAGGCCTTATGAGAAGATAAAGGGCTCGGCAAATCTTCTGTACAACTCCTGGGTTGAAAAGTGCAAAGAGTCGGTTAGAAGCGGCAAATTCAGCACTTTTAGAGAAAATGTATACAAGATTGTTGAAGATTTCGACAACCTGAAAATTGTTGATGTGGAAAAGCCAAAAGTAGGTCTTGTAGGAGAAATACTGGTTAAATTCCATCCTATGGCCAACAATAATGTGGTTGATATAGTTGAAAAAGAAGGGGCAGAAGCGGTAATGCCCGATTTGACTGACTTCCTGCTCTATTGTGCCTATAACGGTAATTTCAAATATGAATATCTTGCCGATAAAAAGGTGCCGACCATGGTTAAAAACCTTGCCATTGACGTAATTGAGTACTACAGGAAAGATATGAGAAAGGCTCTGGAAAACAGCAAACGTTTCCATCCGCCTTGTACTATTCATGAGCTTGCGGAAATGGCATCGGAGATTTTATCCATAGGTAATCAGACGGGAGAGGGCTGGTTCCTGACAGCTGAGATGGTAGAACTTATTAAGAGTGGCGCCCAAAATATCATTTGTATGCAGCCTTTTGCATGCCTTCCGAACCATGTTACCGGAAAAGGTATGATTAAGGAACTGAGAAACAGGTATCCTAAGGCCAATATAGTTGCAGTGGATTATGACCCGGGAGCCAGTGAGGTAAATCAGCTGAACCGAATTAAACTTATGCTGTCTGTTGCCTTTAAGAATCTAAAGACTAAAGAAGAAGTGGAACAGGAAGTATTTGAAGTTATCCCTGAGAAAAGAAAAAGAAGAGGACTTAGGGTCTATAAAGTATAA
- the lepB gene encoding signal peptidase I: protein MLTNKNPVLREVLDWLIHIGIAVLLGVFIVNFVAQITIVNGSSMEKTLHDGDRLIIEKISPRFGNIKRGDIVTIDDPIKLSNDTRPIIKRVIGVEGDRVQIRDGKVFVNGEELKEDYINGDYTYEVNEQYSDVTVEKGHIYVLGDNRLMGMSKDSRTIGTASLEYVTGKALLRFYPFNKIGSF, encoded by the coding sequence ATTCTTACGAATAAAAATCCTGTTTTAAGAGAAGTACTTGATTGGCTGATTCATATAGGTATAGCAGTATTATTGGGGGTTTTTATTGTCAATTTCGTTGCTCAAATTACCATAGTCAACGGAAGCTCTATGGAAAAGACATTGCATGATGGTGACAGGCTTATAATAGAAAAAATCAGTCCAAGGTTTGGAAACATTAAACGGGGTGATATTGTCACAATAGATGACCCGATAAAACTAAGCAACGATACACGACCTATCATTAAAAGGGTAATCGGCGTTGAAGGGGATCGGGTTCAAATACGTGACGGCAAGGTGTTTGTCAATGGAGAGGAACTGAAAGAGGATTATATTAACGGTGACTATACCTATGAAGTTAATGAACAGTACAGCGATGTTACGGTGGAGAAAGGTCACATATATGTGCTTGGCGACAACAGACTTATGGGCATGAGCAAAGACAGCAGAACGATAGGTACAGCAAGCCTGGAATATGTTACTGGAAAGGCTTTGCTGAGATTTTATCCCTTTAATAAAATTGGATCATTCTAA
- a CDS encoding glycerophosphodiester phosphodiesterase family protein: MKKFVLSIFLSTVMLIQSNNFIYGADNTNRTAFGKLAFSNYLSGSSNVLSSNINNAKIISIAHDKGYVFAIKGTIPAKQIKFTAKMQDFSSKTIDGDQGQWYFSNSSVAQYSNGQINILKKGVTKATFVINGVSTSLMLFAKESEEDSYVLYEENFNSLVDGSLPSGWIRKDGANGSNTYVKNGALYIDGRLGAARVLLPEYLSKFGNYVIEADVTNLSANDDMSWGAIMYRIQKNDYPYYQMTVKKKATAANGTEFAEKDINNNWIVGKINFFYEDINESKMYHYKVKAYNNIVEQWIGNVMLMSVDTWGIYPAGGIGFQASGCIMKVDNVKVSLLEEPLGPVKSPEDNFARVKEVNTKIAMAPTLVSEIKSKEEFDRLISNGQVGTIILSVNKNLEVTGYGPNNVIGTVASFYEAMKSKVIPAFRVNDLESAQAISKYLKDNGIEDVFVISKYPDLVREARKNYAFVRGIVEFESLPSNLDSNQLLNIVSFANRNLSRIVLIPSDAATKNNVRYLQQRLITVWTKDTAKDNGNEKIVNLHRIIASGSNGILTDSVEKAVQALSLYNKNTTIIRKPFLIGHRGVPQLAPENTIEGAELAFTLGADMVENDIWITKAGADGKQHLVVIHDETLERTTTGKGKVSEMTLEQIRTYFANNQFKNKYPAAKVPTLAQYFEKFNGRDKTILVEIKSKDPKTADSFVELVENSRAYGQAIAISSNNDQLKRIKALMPEISLGNIRAGYDFKSDAYGALRYALWEAQSLDSSLMPNCESISKDFMEIAKHRGMTIWPWNINDISTAIHYFKMGVWGISTDCAFVFSDWAADITPKQSNVYMKSGELSLLEANIKTYNGTVKSVIPEVVVIGGDDCIEVLGSIVKAKKPGIVYVLLRYTARLSGLPEDVYDLYTEPVRIQVG, from the coding sequence ATGAAAAAATTTGTTTTAAGCATTTTTCTGTCGACTGTAATGCTTATTCAAAGCAATAATTTTATATATGGAGCAGATAATACAAATAGGACAGCTTTTGGAAAACTTGCATTTAGCAATTACTTGTCCGGGAGTTCTAATGTTTTGTCAAGCAATATAAACAATGCCAAAATCATTTCGATTGCCCATGATAAAGGTTATGTTTTTGCAATTAAGGGTACAATTCCTGCCAAACAAATAAAATTTACTGCAAAAATGCAGGATTTCTCTTCAAAAACAATTGATGGCGATCAGGGACAGTGGTATTTCAGCAATTCGTCTGTAGCTCAGTATTCCAACGGGCAAATAAACATACTCAAAAAAGGGGTAACCAAAGCCACTTTCGTAATTAATGGTGTTTCCACCAGTCTGATGCTGTTTGCGAAGGAAAGTGAAGAGGATAGTTATGTTTTGTATGAGGAAAATTTTAACAGCTTGGTGGACGGAAGCCTGCCTTCAGGGTGGATAAGGAAAGACGGTGCCAATGGTTCGAATACCTATGTAAAAAATGGCGCACTCTATATTGATGGAAGGCTTGGTGCGGCTAGGGTTTTATTGCCGGAGTATTTGAGCAAATTCGGAAACTATGTCATTGAAGCCGATGTAACCAATTTAAGTGCCAATGACGATATGAGCTGGGGCGCGATAATGTACAGGATACAGAAAAACGATTATCCTTACTACCAAATGACTGTAAAAAAGAAAGCAACTGCTGCAAACGGTACGGAATTTGCCGAAAAGGATATCAATAACAATTGGATTGTGGGAAAAATCAACTTTTTTTATGAAGATATAAATGAGTCAAAGATGTATCATTATAAGGTTAAAGCTTATAACAATATAGTAGAGCAATGGATCGGTAATGTTATGCTTATGAGCGTGGATACATGGGGCATATATCCTGCGGGGGGAATCGGTTTTCAAGCCAGCGGTTGTATCATGAAAGTGGACAATGTAAAAGTGTCTTTGCTGGAAGAGCCATTGGGACCTGTGAAGTCTCCTGAGGATAATTTCGCCAGGGTTAAAGAAGTTAATACAAAGATAGCCATGGCACCCACATTGGTTTCCGAAATAAAAAGCAAAGAGGAGTTTGACAGGCTTATTTCCAATGGGCAAGTTGGTACAATAATTCTTTCGGTCAACAAAAACCTGGAAGTTACGGGATATGGCCCTAATAATGTGATAGGCACTGTTGCTTCATTTTATGAAGCAATGAAATCCAAAGTAATTCCCGCTTTCAGAGTAAACGATTTAGAGTCTGCCCAAGCTATATCGAAGTATCTGAAAGATAACGGAATAGAAGATGTTTTTGTGATTTCAAAGTATCCCGATCTGGTCAGGGAGGCGAGGAAGAATTATGCTTTTGTAAGAGGAATTGTTGAATTTGAGAGTCTTCCTTCCAATTTAGACTCAAACCAGCTTTTGAATATAGTAAGTTTTGCAAACCGCAATCTTTCGCGGATAGTGCTGATTCCTTCGGATGCAGCAACAAAAAACAATGTTCGTTATCTGCAGCAGAGATTGATTACTGTATGGACAAAGGATACAGCCAAAGATAATGGCAACGAGAAAATTGTCAATCTTCATAGAATAATTGCATCAGGGTCTAACGGGATTTTGACCGATTCGGTGGAAAAAGCGGTACAAGCCTTGTCTTTGTACAACAAGAATACCACAATCATTAGAAAGCCTTTTTTGATTGGGCACAGAGGAGTTCCCCAACTTGCACCGGAAAATACCATTGAAGGTGCCGAGCTTGCTTTCACCCTTGGTGCCGACATGGTGGAGAATGATATATGGATTACAAAGGCCGGTGCCGACGGTAAGCAGCATTTGGTGGTAATACATGATGAGACTCTTGAACGCACTACCACCGGAAAAGGAAAAGTTTCGGAAATGACCCTTGAGCAGATAAGGACATATTTTGCCAACAATCAGTTTAAAAATAAATATCCAGCCGCTAAAGTTCCGACACTGGCTCAGTACTTTGAAAAGTTTAACGGCAGAGACAAGACAATTTTAGTTGAAATAAAGAGCAAAGACCCTAAAACGGCTGATAGTTTTGTTGAACTAGTAGAAAATTCCAGAGCTTACGGACAAGCTATAGCCATTTCATCAAACAATGATCAGCTTAAAAGAATCAAGGCTTTGATGCCTGAAATATCTCTTGGGAACATCAGGGCCGGATACGATTTTAAATCGGATGCTTATGGGGCACTGCGCTATGCTTTGTGGGAAGCTCAGTCCTTAGACTCAAGTCTTATGCCCAATTGCGAATCAATAAGCAAAGATTTTATGGAGATTGCAAAACACAGAGGGATGACCATCTGGCCATGGAATATCAATGACATAAGTACAGCCATTCACTATTTTAAAATGGGTGTATGGGGCATATCAACCGATTGTGCTTTTGTATTTTCCGACTGGGCTGCGGATATTACTCCCAAACAAAGCAATGTATATATGAAATCCGGAGAGTTGTCCCTGCTTGAGGCAAATATAAAAACTTATAACGGAACTGTTAAAAGTGTAATTCCGGAAGTTGTTGTCATTGGCGGTGATGATTGCATAGAAGTTTTAGGCAGCATTGTTAAAGCAAAAAAACCAGGTATTGTTTATGTATTACTTAGATATACTGCACGTTTGTCTGGACTTCCCGAGGATGTTTACGACCTTTATACCGAACCGGTTAGAATACAGGTGGGTTAA
- the spoIIP gene encoding stage II sporulation protein P, with translation MIKRYKYKKARAIAFVVLRTTIIMLAVYLAVKIGIAFGDFLYNCDKVVIASVDVDNYRSALRKSLPIIDTIYNSGTSSNSLSGYMSGFFNDLFHFDLNSPITILNAESSIFHSYYSNDYQKLLAKENVSDYKKFNFSEIAKDDGNGGQYAEPVTSSIYIEENDEPKNNDGNAISYGNIAISNGTKYKINIEEIMKEPLKMNFTKKGPEILIYHTHTSEGYLRDLSNLNKEGVQTRTTDNRWNVVRVGEELAQILRKEYGVEVIHNAAVHDNPGTSGAYGRSLNTATNILKSYPSIKMVIDLHRDGLNKEHLRVVSDINGKKAAKIMFVVGTDSTGLSHPNWKENLKLAITLQEKLNRKYPGLTRPILISENRYNQHLSKGAMLVEVGGDGNLISECLESMKYLAEAIGEIVNNK, from the coding sequence ATGATAAAGAGGTATAAGTACAAAAAAGCCAGAGCGATAGCTTTTGTGGTACTAAGGACAACCATTATAATGCTGGCAGTGTATCTGGCCGTGAAGATAGGGATAGCCTTCGGTGACTTCCTTTACAACTGCGATAAAGTGGTTATTGCAAGCGTTGATGTGGACAACTACAGGTCGGCATTAAGAAAATCCCTTCCCATTATCGATACCATATATAACAGCGGTACTTCAAGCAATTCGTTGTCAGGGTATATGAGCGGATTTTTCAATGACTTGTTTCATTTCGATTTAAACAGTCCCATAACTATTTTAAATGCAGAGTCCTCAATTTTTCACAGTTATTACAGCAATGATTATCAAAAGCTTTTGGCTAAGGAGAATGTCAGTGACTATAAGAAGTTCAATTTCTCAGAGATTGCAAAGGATGATGGGAATGGAGGACAGTATGCTGAACCGGTTACAAGCAGCATATATATTGAAGAAAACGATGAGCCAAAAAACAATGACGGCAATGCAATATCCTATGGGAATATAGCCATTAGCAACGGCACTAAATATAAAATTAATATTGAGGAAATTATGAAAGAGCCACTTAAAATGAATTTTACAAAAAAGGGTCCGGAAATTCTTATTTACCATACTCATACATCCGAAGGGTATTTAAGGGATTTAAGCAATCTGAATAAAGAAGGGGTGCAAACCAGAACTACGGATAACCGTTGGAATGTAGTAAGGGTCGGTGAGGAATTGGCTCAAATACTTAGGAAAGAGTATGGTGTTGAGGTAATACATAATGCTGCAGTACATGATAATCCCGGGACTTCAGGTGCTTATGGAAGATCGCTTAATACTGCAACCAATATCTTAAAAAGTTATCCTTCCATAAAAATGGTAATTGATTTGCATAGAGACGGACTAAATAAGGAACATCTTAGGGTTGTGAGCGATATAAACGGTAAAAAAGCAGCAAAGATCATGTTCGTTGTGGGAACCGATTCAACAGGGCTTAGCCATCCTAATTGGAAAGAAAATCTAAAACTTGCCATAACACTTCAGGAAAAACTTAACAGAAAATATCCGGGGCTTACAAGACCCATATTGATTAGTGAGAACAGGTATAACCAGCATTTATCAAAGGGGGCAATGCTGGTGGAAGTTGGAGGAGACGGAAATTTGATAAGCGAATGCCTTGAAAGTATGAAATATTTGGCCGAAGCAATAGGTGAAATTGTAAATAATAAATAA